GGGTGTTGACGGCCTCGGGAGCCACCACGCTGGCACCGGCCTGCATGTCGATCTGATGCAGGCCCTGAAGCAGCACAGGCGGTTGTGAGAACCAGAAGGCCTGTCCGTCACTCGCCAGAAGCGGCAAGGGGGTGGGCCGGCGCGAGAGCTTCTCGGCCAGCCACCACTGTTCATGGCTCAGCCCCTCCGGCGGCGGGCGATGGCGCAGCTCATCCCAGTGCAGGTAGTGATCTCCATCCGCCGCGGTGGCCAGGCGGGAGAGCATCGGCAGCGTCTCCTCCAGTCCCCCGCTGCGCTGCAGCATCTCCTGGAGAGAAGGGGGCTTGCGGGGCAGCCGGGTGGACAAGTGCAATGAACTTCAAACTTGCTTCAAATTAGAAGATGGTTTGGCTTTGCGCTCGGAGGGCCGTCTCCAGGCCAGTCGCGGTGGTTTCCTGCCATCCTGGCCAGAATCGAGCGATGGTCACCTCCGCCGAGATTCGTCAGCAGCTCGTCGCTGCCCTGCGTAGTGACCTGATCGGCCCCGGTTGGGATGAGGTGGCCCGGCGCCATGAGCACCTCAGCCAGCCGCCCTCGGTCTGGTACACGACGGGCTTCCTGGTGCCGCATGTGTTCCAGCAGGAGGCGGAACGACAGACCCCCGATCAGCAGCTGAGCTTCGCGGATTTGGGCGGGGAAGACGACAGCAACGACGCCGCCAACCGGCTGGAGAAGAAGGAGCGCGACGAGGATGCCAACGATTCCCTCGATCAGGCGAACAAGCGCCGCAGCTGGTTCCCCTCCTCCCTGGGGATGAGCTTCATCCTGGAGCGTGGCTCCACGCTGGAGGCCTTGGTGAGCTGGGGCGACTACAGCCCGCCGGCCGATGGGGATGAGGCTCGGCTCTGGCTGCGCACGCCCCAGCGAGTGCAGAAGACCCTCACGATCACTGGCCACGGCAGCAGCGATGACATCCCCCTGGAGGCCAACCCCGCGGGCCTATGCCTGCGCTGGATCGCCCGGCCGGCCCCCAGGAAGCTCGGCTACCCCAGCGATCAGCTCTCGGTGTCGCTGTTCCTGCTCAACAAACGCGAGCCACCCAAGGCCGACCAGATCCGCTACCGCGACCCCCTCACAGCCTTCCAGGCGGAGCTGCGCCTCCATTGCGCCCGGGGCTTCCCGCCTCGCCGGGACGCCCTGCAGAACGCCGCCAATCAGGACAACGACGAAGCCCTGGCGGCTCTGCAGTACCGCCGCGACTTCTGCTTCGCCAGCGGCCACAACGTGGCCGTGATCGCGGCGGGCATCGAGCCCGAGCAGCCCGATCGCGCCCTCACCCTCACCACCACCTGGCTGCCGACCGCCGAAGTGATGCGGGTGCTGCCAGAGCCTCCGGCGGTGGCATCCAATGTGCCGATGAACATGGAGGCCCTGGCCGACCTGGCCCAGAGCGAGCAGATCATCGGCAAGCTTCAGCCGATGGTGAAGGCCTACCGGCACTGGATCGCACGCCAGCCGGGCCATCCCATCGAGGATCCTGTCCTCAACGAAACGGCCAAGAACCTCTGCAGTCAGGCCCAGGACTGCGCCGATCGCATCGAGGCCGGCATCCAGCTGCTCGCCGATCCGCTGGTGCGCGAGGCCTTCCGCACCATGAACGTGGTGATGGCCCGCGCCCAGCGGCAGCGATCCGCCTTCAGCGCCAAGGTGCCCCCCGATCAGATCGGCAAGGCCAGCGGCACCCGGACGCCGAGCTGGCGCTTCTTCCAGCTGGCGTTCGTGTTGATGAACCTGCCCGGGCTGGCGCAGCCACTGTCCGAACGGGGGCGGGTCGATCGCGAGACGGTGGAGCTGCTGTTCTTCCCCACCGGCGGCGGCAAGACGGAGGCCTACCTGGGCCTGGCCGCCTTCACCTTGGTGCATCGGCGTCTTGCCCACCCCGGCATCGAATCGGCAGGTGTGACGGTGCTGATGCGTTACACCCTGCGCCTGCTCACGCTGGATCAGCTGGGCCGCGCCGCCACGCTGATCTCCGCCCTGGAGCTGGAGCGGCTGGAGCGGGCCAAGGCTGGCCATCGCTACCTGCTGGGCGAATGGCCCTTTGAGATCGGCATGTGGGTCGGCAAGGCCGCCACGCCCAACGTGCTCGGCGGCCCCGGCGACAGCGACCAGAACTCCACCCACGCTCTGCTCACCAAGTGGAAGGCAGGCAAGCGCGACCGGCCGATCCCGATCGAAACCTGCCCCTGGTGCAACAGGCCGCTGCAGCCCGACGGCTTCCATCTTCTGCCGCCGAAGAAGCCGGAGCGGATGGAGATCTACTGCCGCGAGTCTCGGCAGCCGGAGGCCCGCCAGGAATTCGCCCACATGGGGCCCTGCCCGTTCCAGAAGGGGGTGCCTTTGCCGGTGCTGGCCGTGGACGAACAGATCTACCGGCGCCTGCCCTGCTTCCTGATCTCCACGATCGACAAGTTCGCAGCGCTCCCCTGGGTGGGGCGGACCTCGGCCCTGTTCGGCAACGTCACCCACGTCCAGTTGCCCAGCGCCACTGGGTTGGCCGGCTTCTGGGGCCCTGCAGAGAAGGCCGCAGGCCTGACGATCCCCCACGGCCGCCTGCTGCCGCCCGAGCTGGTGATTCAGGACGAACTGCATCTGATCAGCGGCCCGCTCGGCACCCTTGCCGGGCTGTACGAGACCGTGATCGAGCGGCTGATGCGGCCGACACCCGAATCGCCGCCACCCAAGATCGTGGCTTCCACCGCAACGGTCCGCCGTGCAGAGGCCCAGATCAAGGCCCTGTTCGGTCGCGCTCAGGCTCGGGTGTTTCCACCGCCGGGGCCGGAGCGGGAGGACAACTTCTTCTCCCGCACGATTCCCGACTCCAACCAGGCCCGCCTCTACGTGGGTCTGTCGGCCCCCGGCCGCAATCTCAAGGGCGTGCTGCTGCGCAGCTACCTGGGCCTGATGGCCGCAGCCCAGAAGGCCTGGGACGACAACAGGGGCCTGGGCGCCAAAAACCCTGCCGACCCTTACATGACCCTGCTGGGTTACTTCTCCAACCTCAAGGAGCTGGGTGTCACCCGCAGCATCCTGGAGGATGAACTCGGTGCCCAGCTCGAAGCCTTCGCCACCAACCGGGCCCTGCCGATGGAGGGAGTCGAGAATCCCTTCGCCAGCCGCAAGCGGCCGGAGATGCCGGAGGAGCTGACCTCACGGGTGAGCACAGCGCGGATCAGCGCCACCAAGGATCGGCTGTCGAAGCCTTACGTCGACAAGGAGCGGCTCGATGTGGCCCTGGCCACCAACATGATCTCGGTGGGTCTGGACATCGCCCGCCTGGGCCTGATGGTGGTGCTCAACCAACCCAAGACCGCAGCCGAGTACATCCAGGCCACCAGCCGGGTCGGGCGTCAGTTGAGCGCAAACCCCGACGAGAACAAGCCGGGCCTGGTGCTGGTGCTGCTCAACCCCAACCGGCCCCGGGATCGCTCGCACTTCGAGCTGTTTCCCTACTGGCACCAGACCTTCTACCGGCATGTGGAGGCCACCAGCTGCACGCCCTTTGCCAGCCGAGCCCTCGATCGCGGCCTGCCTGGCGTGGTGGTGGCCTTGGCACGCCACAGCGAGCCGCAACTGGCCCCACCCAAGGGGGCGATGGCCGCCGACACGCTGCAACGGATCAAGGATCAGATCGCCGAGGCTCTGCAGAGCCGCTGCATCGCCACCGGTGCCGCTGACGACGGCCACAGCCAGCTGCTGCCCACGGAGGTGCGTGCCCAGGTGATCGATCTGATGGAGGCCTGGTGGAAGCTCACCCAGCAACCCGAGGCCAAGCTGCAGTATTGGACCTACGAGGACAAAGGCTCCGGAGCCGGCCTGCTGCACACTCCACTGGATACCGATGCCCTGTACACCGGCGAGGGCTACAGGCAGTTCACCACCAACTGGAGCCTGCGGGATGTGGAGCCCGTGGCACCGATTCGGTTGGTGAACTTCCGCGAGGAGATCACCGCCGACGAGGACTGACCTGAACCATGCCACCCAGCACGCGCCGCAAGACCGCACCGCCACCACTCGGGGAAGCCCGCCAGAGCCAGGTGCTGCAGCTCTACGGCCCTGGGGCGATGGTGGATCTGCCGGACTACGCCGTGCTGATCGGCGGCCTCGACTTCTGGAACGATCGCGGCTGTGACCCGATCCATGAACCCCGGTTGCTCCGGCTGGCGCGGCAGGCCACGGGGGCAGCACGGGTGGATCTGCGCACACCGCCCAAGGAGGTGGATCCACTACGGAACATCAGCGGTTCGATCAAGGCTCTGCGTTTCCCCGAGTGGTCGGTGGTGCAAAAAAAGATCCCCGATCGGCAGGCCTTCGGCATCGTCTGCCGCACCCGTTTGCTGGTGCACTACAACGACAGTTGCATCAAGGACTGGAAGAAATTCAAGGACGACGAGGGCGAGCATCCGCTGGTGCCGGTACGTTTCGTGATGGCCTGTCCCCACGGCCACCTGAGCGACATCCGTTGGCGTGACTTCTGCTTCAACCAGTTCGGTTGCAAGAACGATGAGCGCCTCTATCTGCTGGAGGCAGGGACCGGCAACGACTTCACCCAGATCTTCGTGCAGTCGGAGAGCGGTGTGACGCGAAAGCTGGCCGATGCTCTGATCCCGGAAACCAAGGCGCTGGGCACCTGCCAGGGACACACGCCCTGGCTCGGTCGGTACAGCCGGGATCCCGAGCGCTGCCTCACCGATGGTGAGCCCACGCAGAGCCGGCTGCTGGTGCGCTCCGCCACCAACGCCTACTTCAGCGAGACGATCTCGGTGATCTCCCTTCCGGAGGAAGCCGGTGGCCTGGCCAAGCGGGTCACCGAACTGAAGGACGAACTGGCGGGGATCGAAGCCGAGGCTGACATCGCCATGGCTCTGAAGTTCAACCCCAGGCTCAAGAGCGCTTTCGCGGGGGTGGAGCCAGCCGCCCTCTGGCAGGCCATCGAAGCCCAGAGGGGTGGCAGTGGTGGCGACGTGCCCCAACCGAAGGATGAGGAACTGCGGCTGTTGGTCGGCCCGATGGATGGGGTCTCCAGCTCCGCCGAAGACAGCCTGTTCGAGGCCTCAGTCTGGTCACCGGCAGGTGCACCGGCCTGGTTCCGGAAGGCCATCCGCCGAGTGCTGCTGATCCGGCGGTTGCGGGAGGTGCAGGCCTTGGTGGGCTTCACCCGCTTCACGGCCCGGACCAGCAGCCTGGGGGGCCTGCCGATCGACACCACCAAGACGAACCACCGTGCTCCGCTGGCCAACGACCTGCGCTGGCTGCCGGCCTGTGAGAACAAGGGCGAAGGCATCTTCATCGAGTTCGACCCCGCCACCATCAAGGCCTGGGCCGCCAGTGATGCCGTGGCCAGCCGCGCCGCCCAGTTCAGCAAGGCGTTCGAGAACGACTGGCTGAAGTCACGGGGACTCGACAGCGAGCAATTCCCCTTCCCGGGTGCTCCCTACATCCTCTTGCACAGCTTCAGCCATCTGCTGATCACCGAGATGGCTCTGGAGTGCGGCTATGGCGTCAGCTCGATCCGCGAGCGGATCTATGCGAACCCCGACATCGGCTACGGCATCCTGCTGCTCACCAGCACCTCAGGCTCTGAGGGCTCCCTGGGAGGTCTGGTGGATGCCGGCAAGCGGATCGTGACCTACCTGGAGCGGGCCTTCGAGCGAGGCCAGCTCTGCAGCAACGACCCCTTCTGCTCCGAGCACGACCCCAACCACCCCTTCGACATCCGCCCCACCCATGGCGCCGCCTGCCATGGGTGCGAGCTGATCGCCGAGACCTCCTGCGAGCAACGCAATGAGTTCCTCGATCGGGCCCTGGTGAGTCGCACCGTGTCGGTCCACGACGAAAAAGACGACCCCAGCTTCTGGAGTTTCATCAACTCCGGGTCCTCCGGATGAGCCTCTCGCTGCCGGCCCAGACCCTGCGCAGTGTGGCCGCCTCCCTACGGCAGCTCAGCTATGTGCCCACCAGCTGGCAGGCCCTGCTGGGGGGCCAGAGCCAGCAGATCCGCGAGCAGCTGGAACCCTTGCTGGTGGAGATGGTGCGCGAGGGCGCCCACCCCAAACTGCTGGCCCTGGTCCTGGAGCGGTTGGCGGATGCCCAGCAGGAACGCCAACGCGAACGAGATGCCTGGAGCTTCGTCTGGTCGGGGCCAGAGCCCCTCCATGCCAGAACGGCCGACACCTTCGCGACGGTGGACCAGCTGATCCGGGAGGCACGATCCAGCCTGATCATCGCCACCTACAACATCGGCCTCTCCGCAGGCTTCAGGGAGCTGCTGGAATCGATTGCAGAGCGCCTCGCAGATGGACGGCTGCAACGGGTGCAGTTGTTCTTCCATCCAGTGCAGATCGAGGGCCGGCTGGGATCCGATCCTCTTAGAGAGATCCGCCGCTGGTTCCACACGGAGGTGTGGCCTTGGCCCGCCAAACCCCTGGCCTACATCGATCGCCGTCTGCTGGCCGGTACCAGCGAACGTTGCCACCAGCACGCCAAGGTCGTTGTCGCCGATGCAGGCACCGATCGCGCGCGCGCCTTGGTGACCAGCGCCAACTTCAGTGAAACCGCTCAGCGACACAACTTCGAAGCTGGCTGGCTGGCACGGGAACCCTGGCGCGCCAACCAGGTGAGCGATCACCTGCAGCAGATGGTGGCGGAAGGGTTCTTTCTGATGCTCTGAGTTACCACCTCTTTCGCCTGAGGGAATGGGAAGCCCTTCGTGCGCGCGAAAAAATGCCCCAAAAATCCGGGAGGGCCTTCCTACTAGGGCTGCTGAAATCTCCCCTCCCAAAAAAAGCCCTAGGGAGGGTGGCTGACCAGGCAGGCCAGTCAACAAGCGCTTATTGACCCTCATTCTCAATAGCGCGCTCGTGTGAATCGGTCCCGTGCACAGGCTGGACTACCTTCCATGCCGCCCCGACTAAACAGGCTGGCGGATATCCGCAAGGGCCAGGCACCTGCTGTAACAAGGACTCTCCATGCTCTGGCACCTATCCAAACAGACTGCACCCCAAGGGACACCCCATCGATAACGCAGTCTCAATGACTTGGTGAACAGGCTCGGTCAGCCTGCGTCAGCCTAGGCGAGGGGAAGTGCCACCATTTCTATCCACCGCAGGGCTGCAATCCCTCCATTCCAATCTTTCTATCCACGGGGACTGTGAAGGGGTGGACGCAGTGGCCACTCCACTGCACAGCAGCCAACCCATGGCCTCATCCACATCCGCCTCACCAAACAACTCGATCGCCTCGAAGAACACCTCAACTGCAGAGGCACTGGCACCCAAGCCATCCCCAGCTCCCCACCCCCTGAAACAACCCATGCTCGGCACAGCCGCCATAGCGGCAGCAGAGCAAGCTGGTCAATACCACTCCCTTGGTCCTGTCTACGCCGGCATCGGGATGGTTGGTGATTTCTCCTTGGAGGTGGGCTTCCAATCCGGGGAAGGCCAGGAGCAGCAGCGATCGGGGATCGGCTTCTTCGTCCGCAGCGATCACATCGCCAAGCGGTACGTGAATCTGATCATCTGATTGAACTCACCCCCTGAGTCTCCAGCTCAGCACCTATGCCCCCTTCTACGGGGGCATTTCTTTCCTTCTCCCGCAGCTCCCCTGCCGCCTGGATTGCTGCCGCCAAAGCAACTCCACTGGCGGCATAGGCAGCGAGTGGAGAACCGATGCCGTACTGACGCATCAGCTCACCAGCGTTGGTATAGGCATGAGAACGGCCTCCCCCCAATACCGCACGTCTCAAGGCAAGGGTGCGCTCCAGATCCACATCACCCCTTTCGCTGAGCCCAGCCCGGTAAGGACCCCGGCCGAGCAGGGTGGTGATCTGCATCACCCGATCCTCATAGCCGAGGCCAGCCTGATTCATGCGTGAAATGGCTTGATTCAACCGGCCCAGATCGAAAGCTGGATCCACATGCTCCCCAAGAATCGCTGCCGATCGAGGGGTGAGCCTGCCGCCATTGCCTTCCAACTCCTCCACAACCATTCGGGCCAGACGCACCTGGGTGTCGTCCGCGACCACGGCATTGCCTCCCAGCAGTCGCTCGATCGGCCGGATTGCCGCATCCGTGAGAGCGTCATTCCAACTGCCAACCAGAGGATTGTTCAGCACAAGCTTCATCAGTCCCTGCTGGAACGACTCTCCTGCCGCCTTTCGCTGAACCATCAGAGCTGCATGCCTCTGGATGAAGGGTAAGCCCCTCTCCGGGGGCTGTTCGTCGGTGCTCCGCCAAGGCGGAGCATTTCCTTCGAACACTTGCCATGACTTCCACATCAGCCCCAAAGGACTGCCAGGCCATTGATCAATCGAGCGCCCCAGGCACTGGACATGAAGAGCGCCTGACCCACTCCCTCATCGAACTGATGGCCAATGGCGTCAATCCCTGGCGCAAACCATGGAACCCCAACCGTGGTGGCTCCCATCGCAATTTAGTGACCGGGCATCATTACACCGGCGGCAACCCAGTCCTACTGGAAATGCAGATGGCCGCAAGAGGATCCGAGCTGCCACTGTGGCTTGGGTACAACCAGGCCAAGGAACAGGGGTGGAGCCCCCATAAAGGCAGCAAGGCCTGCATCATCATCCGACCGCAGTTCAACCAATACGAAGAACTCGATGCCGATGGCAATCCCCAGCGAGACGCCAATGGCGAACCCGTGATCACCACGTGGGTGAGCTACAAGCCAGCTGCTGTCTTCAATGCCGCCGACCTCCACGGCGACGGTATTGAGAAAGCCATCACCAAGGCCCTCGGAGATGTCAAGCCCGTCCCTGAATCGCAGCGACTTGCTGAGGCCCGGGCGGTACTACAAGCCTGGCCAGTGCCCGTGATCTACGGCACCGACTGCGCCTGCTACATTCCGGCATTGGATCGGATACAGCTCCCAACTGCAGGCAGCTTCCATAGCCACGAAGCTTTTCTGGCCACCCATGCCCATG
This genomic stretch from Cyanobium gracile PCC 6307 harbors:
- the drmA gene encoding DISARM system helicase DrmA — its product is MVTSAEIRQQLVAALRSDLIGPGWDEVARRHEHLSQPPSVWYTTGFLVPHVFQQEAERQTPDQQLSFADLGGEDDSNDAANRLEKKERDEDANDSLDQANKRRSWFPSSLGMSFILERGSTLEALVSWGDYSPPADGDEARLWLRTPQRVQKTLTITGHGSSDDIPLEANPAGLCLRWIARPAPRKLGYPSDQLSVSLFLLNKREPPKADQIRYRDPLTAFQAELRLHCARGFPPRRDALQNAANQDNDEALAALQYRRDFCFASGHNVAVIAAGIEPEQPDRALTLTTTWLPTAEVMRVLPEPPAVASNVPMNMEALADLAQSEQIIGKLQPMVKAYRHWIARQPGHPIEDPVLNETAKNLCSQAQDCADRIEAGIQLLADPLVREAFRTMNVVMARAQRQRSAFSAKVPPDQIGKASGTRTPSWRFFQLAFVLMNLPGLAQPLSERGRVDRETVELLFFPTGGGKTEAYLGLAAFTLVHRRLAHPGIESAGVTVLMRYTLRLLTLDQLGRAATLISALELERLERAKAGHRYLLGEWPFEIGMWVGKAATPNVLGGPGDSDQNSTHALLTKWKAGKRDRPIPIETCPWCNRPLQPDGFHLLPPKKPERMEIYCRESRQPEARQEFAHMGPCPFQKGVPLPVLAVDEQIYRRLPCFLISTIDKFAALPWVGRTSALFGNVTHVQLPSATGLAGFWGPAEKAAGLTIPHGRLLPPELVIQDELHLISGPLGTLAGLYETVIERLMRPTPESPPPKIVASTATVRRAEAQIKALFGRAQARVFPPPGPEREDNFFSRTIPDSNQARLYVGLSAPGRNLKGVLLRSYLGLMAAAQKAWDDNRGLGAKNPADPYMTLLGYFSNLKELGVTRSILEDELGAQLEAFATNRALPMEGVENPFASRKRPEMPEELTSRVSTARISATKDRLSKPYVDKERLDVALATNMISVGLDIARLGLMVVLNQPKTAAEYIQATSRVGRQLSANPDENKPGLVLVLLNPNRPRDRSHFELFPYWHQTFYRHVEATSCTPFASRALDRGLPGVVVALARHSEPQLAPPKGAMAADTLQRIKDQIAEALQSRCIATGAADDGHSQLLPTEVRAQVIDLMEAWWKLTQQPEAKLQYWTYEDKGSGAGLLHTPLDTDALYTGEGYRQFTTNWSLRDVEPVAPIRLVNFREEITADED
- the drmB gene encoding DUF1998 domain-containing protein, which gives rise to MPPSTRRKTAPPPLGEARQSQVLQLYGPGAMVDLPDYAVLIGGLDFWNDRGCDPIHEPRLLRLARQATGAARVDLRTPPKEVDPLRNISGSIKALRFPEWSVVQKKIPDRQAFGIVCRTRLLVHYNDSCIKDWKKFKDDEGEHPLVPVRFVMACPHGHLSDIRWRDFCFNQFGCKNDERLYLLEAGTGNDFTQIFVQSESGVTRKLADALIPETKALGTCQGHTPWLGRYSRDPERCLTDGEPTQSRLLVRSATNAYFSETISVISLPEEAGGLAKRVTELKDELAGIEAEADIAMALKFNPRLKSAFAGVEPAALWQAIEAQRGGSGGDVPQPKDEELRLLVGPMDGVSSSAEDSLFEASVWSPAGAPAWFRKAIRRVLLIRRLREVQALVGFTRFTARTSSLGGLPIDTTKTNHRAPLANDLRWLPACENKGEGIFIEFDPATIKAWAASDAVASRAAQFSKAFENDWLKSRGLDSEQFPFPGAPYILLHSFSHLLITEMALECGYGVSSIRERIYANPDIGYGILLLTSTSGSEGSLGGLVDAGKRIVTYLERAFERGQLCSNDPFCSEHDPNHPFDIRPTHGAACHGCELIAETSCEQRNEFLDRALVSRTVSVHDEKDDPSFWSFINSGSSG
- the drmC gene encoding DISARM system phospholipase D-like protein DrmC gives rise to the protein MSLSLPAQTLRSVAASLRQLSYVPTSWQALLGGQSQQIREQLEPLLVEMVREGAHPKLLALVLERLADAQQERQRERDAWSFVWSGPEPLHARTADTFATVDQLIREARSSLIIATYNIGLSAGFRELLESIAERLADGRLQRVQLFFHPVQIEGRLGSDPLREIRRWFHTEVWPWPAKPLAYIDRRLLAGTSERCHQHAKVVVADAGTDRARALVTSANFSETAQRHNFEAGWLAREPWRANQVSDHLQQMVAEGFFLML
- a CDS encoding ArdC family protein, which codes for MTSTSAPKDCQAIDQSSAPGTGHEERLTHSLIELMANGVNPWRKPWNPNRGGSHRNLVTGHHYTGGNPVLLEMQMAARGSELPLWLGYNQAKEQGWSPHKGSKACIIIRPQFNQYEELDADGNPQRDANGEPVITTWVSYKPAAVFNAADLHGDGIEKAITKALGDVKPVPESQRLAEARAVLQAWPVPVIYGTDCACYIPALDRIQLPTAGSFHSHEAFLATHAHEAIHSTGAAKRLNRDGVARRHSFGSEAYAKEELIAELGAFLLTQRLGIGSNSENHAAYLHHWIQILQESPRILFRLLSDATKAADLIASSVSQTAAVKGPKPSPILVRS